In a genomic window of Pseudoglutamicibacter albus:
- a CDS encoding sensor histidine kinase: MDHTQLIAVISGLVGLLIGVGGVLAYNASQRGRVLQLADDTPDLPEGAADVLGVIGRAYVLVDEVDGVVRANPSAYAYGLVRGHTLVHSDIVEMIADVRRDGVVREGEFELPRGPVGQGFIVVHVRMAPLGGEHILILADDRTEITRTATMRRDFVANVSHELKTPVGAVGLLAEAIESAADDEVAVRRFTKRLAKESQRLAALVQDIIELSRLQSADVVQAGEEVDMSKLVNEAVDRTALIAGEQDIEIKVGGIQNATVYGESDLLMTAVRNLIDNAIRYSPEGTTVGVGISDRNGLVSVTVTDQGPGIPADEQERVFERFYRLDSARARSTGGSGLGLSIVRHVMESHGGEVTLWSQPGQGSTFTLRLPRLESEEEQSASSASSSLEEASSVEGK; encoded by the coding sequence GTGGACCATACGCAACTCATTGCCGTGATTTCAGGCCTGGTGGGCCTGCTCATAGGTGTGGGCGGAGTCCTTGCTTATAACGCATCGCAGCGTGGCAGGGTTCTCCAGCTCGCTGATGACACCCCTGATCTGCCGGAAGGAGCGGCAGACGTGTTGGGGGTTATTGGTCGTGCCTATGTTTTGGTCGATGAGGTCGATGGCGTGGTGCGGGCGAATCCGTCTGCGTACGCGTATGGGTTGGTGCGGGGCCATACGTTGGTGCATAGCGACATTGTGGAGATGATCGCTGATGTTCGCCGCGATGGTGTGGTTCGTGAAGGCGAGTTTGAGCTTCCGCGCGGCCCTGTGGGGCAGGGTTTCATTGTGGTGCATGTGCGTATGGCGCCGCTGGGTGGGGAGCATATTTTGATCCTTGCAGATGACCGCACTGAGATCACTCGTACAGCTACCATGCGCCGCGATTTCGTCGCGAACGTTTCACACGAGTTGAAGACCCCGGTCGGTGCTGTGGGTTTGTTGGCTGAAGCTATTGAGAGCGCGGCTGATGACGAGGTCGCGGTGCGGCGGTTCACCAAGCGTTTGGCTAAGGAATCGCAGCGGTTGGCGGCTTTGGTTCAAGACATTATTGAGCTTTCACGCCTGCAGTCTGCTGATGTTGTGCAGGCGGGTGAGGAAGTCGATATGTCCAAGCTCGTGAATGAGGCTGTGGATCGTACGGCGCTCATCGCGGGTGAGCAGGACATTGAGATCAAGGTTGGCGGCATCCAGAACGCGACCGTTTATGGCGAATCTGATCTGTTGATGACTGCGGTGCGGAACCTGATTGATAACGCGATCAGGTATTCCCCTGAAGGCACCACGGTTGGTGTGGGGATCAGTGACCGGAATGGTTTGGTTTCGGTCACGGTGACTGACCAGGGTCCGGGTATTCCGGCGGATGAACAGGAACGCGTGTTTGAGCGTTTCTACAGGCTTGATTCGGCTCGTGCCCGCTCGACTGGTGGTAGCGGGTTGGGTTTGAGTATCGTGCGGCACGTGATGGAGAGCCACGGTGGTGAAGTGACCTTGTGGTCGCAGCCGGGGCAGGGTTCTACGTTCACGTTGCGTTTGCCGCGCCTCGAAAGTGAGGAAGAGCAGAGCGCTTCCTCGGCAAGTTCTAGCCTCGAGGAAGCCTCGAGCGTTGAGGGAAAGTGA
- a CDS encoding response regulator transcription factor gives MTRILIVEDEESLSDPLHFLLEREGFDAAVAADGETAVQEFDLHGADLVLLDLMLPGLPGTEVCRQLRQRSNVPIIMLTAKDSEIDKVVGLELGADDYVTKPYSSRELLARIRAVLRRQGEAEELISTTVQAGPVRMDVERHVVTVRGERVQMPLKEFELLEMLLRNAGRVMTRGQLIDRVWGSDYVGDTKTLDVHVKRLRAKIEEEPGSPVHLVTVRGLGYKFEG, from the coding sequence GTGACACGCATTCTGATTGTGGAGGATGAGGAGTCGCTCTCCGATCCGCTCCACTTCCTTTTGGAACGCGAGGGGTTCGATGCCGCAGTCGCTGCTGACGGGGAAACCGCGGTTCAGGAGTTTGACCTGCATGGTGCGGACCTCGTTTTGTTGGATTTGATGCTCCCGGGGCTTCCGGGAACTGAGGTGTGCCGGCAGTTGCGGCAACGTTCTAACGTGCCGATCATCATGTTGACGGCTAAGGACTCTGAGATCGATAAGGTCGTGGGTCTTGAGCTAGGCGCGGATGACTATGTGACGAAGCCGTATTCTTCGCGTGAACTGCTGGCCCGGATTAGGGCCGTTTTGCGTCGCCAGGGGGAAGCGGAAGAGCTGATTTCCACGACCGTGCAGGCGGGCCCTGTCCGGATGGATGTCGAACGGCATGTGGTCACGGTGCGTGGTGAGCGTGTGCAGATGCCGCTCAAGGAGTTCGAGCTTCTTGAAATGTTGCTTCGTAACGCGGGCCGTGTGATGACGCGCGGGCAGCTGATCGATCGAGTGTGGGGCTCGGACTATGTGGGCGATACCAAGACTCTTGATGTTCATGTGAAGCGTCTGCGCGCCAAGATTGAGGAGGAGCCCGGCTCGCCTGTTCACTTGGTGACGGTGCGCGGCCTGGGATACAAGTTCGAAGGCTAG